A genomic window from Nocardia sp. BMG51109 includes:
- a CDS encoding PadR family transcriptional regulator — protein sequence MGKQMTEILKGTLEGIVLAILAVRSAYGYEITAWLRDQGFADIAEGTVYALLVRVEKRGLVDVEKVPSEKGPPRKVYSLNAHGQEYLDEFRKTWDFLSERLEQLHRGGR from the coding sequence GTGGGCAAGCAGATGACGGAGATCCTGAAGGGCACCCTGGAGGGCATCGTCCTCGCGATCCTGGCCGTGCGTTCCGCGTACGGCTACGAGATCACGGCGTGGCTGCGGGACCAGGGCTTCGCCGATATCGCCGAGGGCACGGTTTACGCCCTGCTCGTCAGGGTCGAGAAGCGGGGTCTGGTCGACGTGGAGAAGGTCCCGTCGGAAAAGGGCCCGCCGCGCAAGGTGTATTCCCTCAACGCCCATGGGCAGGAATATCTCGACGAGTTCCGGAAGACCTGGGACTTTCTCTCCGAACGGCTCGAACAACTCCATCGAGGAGGTAGATGA
- a CDS encoding SDR family oxidoreductase encodes MSETAMITGAAGGIGAAVARRLAAAGIRCVLVDRKPEVADVAAEIGGVAVLGDVTDPALSERAVAAAGDRLDLLVLNAGMNSADKDMATLDFEHYRAIVGVNQHAVVWGLRAALPVMRRQGGGSIVVTASLAALQSTPQDPIYTMTKHAVIGLVRSYSPTLAKENIRLSAVCPGLVDTPLTAGGRDRFREAGIPMLSSDTVAAAIEHGLRAAEPGTELVVRPGRPDARYRPAPLP; translated from the coding sequence ATGAGCGAGACAGCAATGATCACCGGGGCCGCCGGCGGGATCGGCGCGGCGGTGGCCCGGCGGCTCGCCGCGGCCGGCATCCGCTGCGTGCTGGTGGACCGCAAGCCCGAGGTGGCGGATGTGGCCGCGGAGATCGGTGGCGTGGCGGTGCTGGGCGACGTGACCGATCCGGCGCTGTCCGAACGCGCGGTGGCCGCCGCGGGCGATCGGCTCGACCTGCTGGTGCTCAATGCCGGGATGAACTCCGCCGACAAGGACATGGCCACACTGGATTTCGAGCACTATCGGGCCATCGTGGGAGTCAACCAGCACGCCGTCGTCTGGGGGCTGCGGGCGGCCCTCCCGGTGATGCGCCGCCAGGGCGGCGGCTCGATCGTGGTCACGGCCTCGCTGGCCGCGTTGCAGAGCACGCCCCAGGACCCGATCTACACCATGACCAAGCACGCCGTCATCGGCCTGGTGCGGTCCTACTCTCCCACCCTGGCGAAGGAGAACATCCGGCTCAGCGCGGTATGTCCCGGCCTGGTGGACACCCCGCTGACCGCAGGCGGCCGAGACCGGTTCCGCGAGGCCGGAATTCCGATGCTCTCCTCCGACACCGTGGCCGCCGCCATCGAACACGGCCTGCGCGCCGCCGAACCCGGCACCGAACTGGTGGTCCGCCCCGGACGGCCGGATGCCCGATACCGACCGGCCCCGCTGCCCTGA
- a CDS encoding ABC-F family ATP-binding cassette domain-containing protein → MAHIDIAGIDYFLPDGRQLLDGVSFRIGDGVKAALIGPNGTGKSTLFGIVAGDLTADGGTVTRSGALGVMQQFIGRVDDESTVRDLLISVAPEAVRAAAQGLDAAENALIEQDDEPTQLAYAHALADWADVGGYETEAFWDDVTTAALGVPFDRAKWRSVRTLSGGEQKRLILEALFAGPDQLLLLDEPDNYLDVPGKQWLERTIAGSDKSVLFVSHDRELIANAATRVVTLEPGACGATAWIHGGGFASYQQAREDRNARLDELRRRWDEEHAKLRALVLRLREKAKYNDGMAARYHAAQTRLAKFEEAGPPEAVPLRQNVSVRLRGGRTGKRALVCARLELTGLMRPFDAEIWYGDRVAVLGANGSGKSHFLRLLATGGTDPEPGHLPVQELALAPVPHAGSAALGSRVRPGHFAQTHARADLSGRRLVDILHLGNEHRDGMGREAAGRVLDRYGLARAAEQRYDDLSGGQQARLQILLLELSGVTMLLLDEPTDNLDLHSADALEQAIAEFDGTVLAVTHDRWFARGFDRFLVFGADGAVYESDTPVWDESRVQRAR, encoded by the coding sequence GTGGCGCATATCGACATTGCCGGAATCGATTACTTCCTCCCCGACGGGCGACAACTGCTCGACGGGGTGAGTTTCCGCATCGGTGACGGCGTCAAGGCCGCGCTGATCGGCCCGAACGGTACCGGCAAGAGCACGCTGTTCGGGATCGTCGCCGGAGATCTGACCGCCGACGGCGGCACGGTCACCCGGTCGGGCGCGCTGGGCGTCATGCAGCAGTTCATCGGCCGGGTCGACGACGAGTCGACGGTGCGCGACCTGCTGATATCGGTTGCGCCGGAGGCCGTCCGCGCGGCCGCGCAAGGGCTCGACGCCGCCGAGAACGCATTGATCGAACAGGACGACGAGCCGACCCAGCTCGCCTACGCGCATGCCCTGGCCGACTGGGCCGATGTCGGCGGGTACGAGACCGAGGCGTTCTGGGACGACGTGACGACGGCCGCCCTCGGCGTCCCGTTCGACCGTGCCAAGTGGCGCTCGGTGCGCACGCTGAGCGGTGGCGAGCAGAAGCGGCTGATCCTCGAGGCGCTGTTCGCGGGCCCCGACCAGCTGCTGCTGCTCGATGAGCCGGACAACTACCTGGACGTGCCGGGCAAGCAGTGGCTCGAGCGGACGATCGCCGGATCGGATAAGTCGGTGCTGTTCGTGAGCCACGACCGGGAGCTGATCGCGAACGCCGCCACCCGGGTCGTCACCCTCGAACCGGGCGCCTGCGGGGCGACCGCGTGGATCCACGGCGGCGGCTTCGCGAGCTATCAGCAGGCCCGCGAGGACCGCAACGCGCGCCTGGACGAACTGCGCCGGCGCTGGGACGAGGAACACGCCAAGCTGCGGGCCTTGGTGCTGCGCCTGCGCGAGAAGGCGAAGTACAACGACGGCATGGCGGCCCGGTATCACGCCGCGCAGACCAGGCTGGCCAAGTTCGAGGAGGCCGGACCCCCGGAGGCGGTTCCGTTGCGGCAGAACGTGTCCGTGCGGTTGCGGGGCGGGCGGACCGGTAAGCGCGCGCTGGTGTGCGCGCGGCTGGAACTCACCGGTCTGATGCGGCCGTTCGACGCCGAGATCTGGTACGGCGACCGCGTTGCGGTGCTGGGCGCCAACGGATCCGGCAAATCGCACTTCCTGCGGCTGCTCGCGACCGGCGGCACCGATCCGGAGCCCGGACACCTGCCGGTCCAGGAACTGGCCCTCGCGCCGGTGCCGCACGCGGGCAGCGCCGCGCTCGGATCCCGGGTTCGCCCAGGCCATTTCGCGCAGACCCACGCGCGAGCCGACCTGTCCGGCCGGCGGCTGGTGGACATTCTGCATCTCGGCAACGAGCACCGCGACGGGATGGGCCGGGAGGCCGCCGGGCGGGTGCTGGACCGGTACGGCCTCGCCCGTGCCGCCGAACAGCGCTACGACGACCTGTCCGGCGGGCAGCAGGCCCGATTGCAGATTCTGCTGCTCGAATTGTCCGGCGTCACCATGCTTCTGCTCGACGAGCCCACCGACAACCTGGACCTGCACTCGGCCGACGCCCTGGAGCAGGCCATCGCCGAATTCGACGGCACCGTCCTCGCGGTGACGCACGACCGCTGGTTCGCCCGCGGATTCGACCGGTTCCTCGTCTTCGGTGCCGATGGCGCCGTGTACGAGAGCGATACGCCGGTGTGGGACGAGTCGCGGGTGCAGCGTGCGCGCTGA
- a CDS encoding MMPL family transporter: MFARLGSLVVRRPWWTIGAWVLIIIGVVASAPTLTSTTDQSAFLPSHYESIQAAELQEKAFPDAAAPAAIVVFERSDGAPLSPADVTAVESVTGQLNQARLKDVTGIQAAPPSDNRLVQIAAVQMTKVTNPSDTRQNDAVEELRTALQDKVRGTDLKAGVTGSAAQSLDAQESSTKGLAIIGIATIALILVLLLVIFRSPVIALLPIVVIGAASMVVNGLIATVSKAFDLQIDSSVSSILLVVLYGVGTDYILFLMFRYRERLRAGDDPKTAMVGAVTRVGEAITSAAGAVIIAFMALTLSSLGMFRSLGPALAIAVAVALLAGLTLVPAIVSLLGTKVFWPSKAWRAEPKGTVFAGLGRGLGRRPGVFAVTAGGLLVVLSVFAVGFNPTFDLTSGSTSDASESTVYSKELLKGLPAGVTQPSDVLLRSPNALSQEQLAAYRTELNRVDGVGQVSEPTLSQDNSVAAYKVTLTSTPESDQAIDTVRGPLRAAAHAAAPAGTTAVVGGMTSVFVDFQDAMNRDYAIVFPVAAVLIMIVLALLLRSLVAPWYLMVSVFLGFGATLGASVLVFQHLRSESGLIFTLPLIMYLFVVALGTDYNILMVARLREEAREGHEPKRAAALALHHTGPTIAAAGVILAGTFASMMLAGNTVLSQMGFAISVGIAIAAFVMAMFFTPALTALIGHRAWWPGHGDAPQESRPSDDREPVSKS; the protein is encoded by the coding sequence ATGTTCGCACGACTGGGATCGCTGGTTGTTCGCCGTCCCTGGTGGACTATCGGCGCCTGGGTGCTGATCATCATCGGGGTGGTCGCGTCGGCGCCGACCCTGACCTCGACTACCGACCAATCCGCCTTCCTCCCTTCGCATTACGAGTCGATCCAGGCGGCGGAGCTGCAGGAGAAGGCATTTCCCGATGCCGCCGCGCCCGCCGCGATCGTGGTGTTCGAACGGTCCGACGGCGCGCCGCTGAGCCCGGCCGACGTGACGGCGGTCGAATCGGTGACCGGGCAGCTGAACCAGGCACGGCTGAAGGACGTCACCGGAATTCAGGCGGCCCCGCCGTCGGACAATCGGCTCGTGCAGATCGCCGCGGTGCAGATGACCAAGGTCACCAACCCCAGCGACACCAGACAGAACGACGCGGTCGAGGAGCTGCGCACGGCATTGCAGGACAAGGTGCGCGGCACCGACCTGAAGGCCGGCGTCACCGGTTCGGCCGCGCAGAGCCTGGACGCGCAGGAGTCCTCGACCAAGGGCCTGGCCATCATCGGAATCGCCACCATCGCCTTGATTCTGGTGCTGTTGCTGGTGATTTTCCGCAGCCCGGTGATCGCGCTGCTGCCGATCGTGGTCATCGGCGCCGCGTCGATGGTCGTGAACGGCCTGATCGCCACGGTGAGCAAGGCGTTCGATCTGCAGATCGACAGTTCGGTCAGTTCCATCCTGCTGGTCGTGCTGTACGGGGTCGGCACCGACTACATCCTGTTCCTGATGTTCCGCTACCGAGAACGGTTGCGGGCCGGAGACGATCCCAAGACCGCGATGGTCGGCGCCGTCACCCGGGTCGGCGAGGCGATCACCTCCGCCGCCGGCGCGGTGATCATCGCCTTCATGGCCCTCACGCTGTCGAGCCTGGGCATGTTCCGCTCGCTCGGGCCGGCGCTGGCGATCGCGGTGGCGGTGGCGCTGCTGGCCGGGCTCACCCTGGTGCCGGCGATCGTTTCGCTGTTGGGCACCAAGGTGTTCTGGCCGTCGAAGGCGTGGCGCGCCGAACCGAAGGGCACCGTGTTCGCCGGATTGGGCCGCGGGTTGGGTCGGCGGCCGGGGGTGTTCGCGGTGACGGCCGGCGGTCTGCTGGTCGTGCTGAGCGTGTTCGCCGTCGGATTCAATCCGACCTTCGATCTCACCTCCGGCTCGACCTCCGACGCCTCCGAATCCACGGTGTACAGCAAGGAACTGCTCAAGGGCCTGCCCGCGGGCGTCACCCAGCCGTCGGACGTGCTGCTGCGGTCGCCGAATGCGCTGAGCCAGGAGCAACTGGCGGCCTACCGCACCGAGCTGAACCGGGTGGACGGTGTCGGCCAGGTCTCGGAACCGACGCTGTCGCAGGATAATTCGGTCGCCGCCTACAAGGTGACGTTGACGTCCACGCCGGAATCGGATCAGGCGATCGACACGGTCCGAGGTCCACTACGCGCGGCGGCGCACGCGGCGGCACCGGCCGGAACGACGGCCGTGGTCGGCGGCATGACGTCGGTGTTCGTCGACTTCCAGGACGCGATGAACCGCGACTACGCGATCGTGTTCCCGGTGGCGGCGGTCCTGATCATGATCGTGCTGGCGCTGCTGCTGCGCAGCCTGGTGGCGCCGTGGTACCTGATGGTGTCGGTGTTCCTGGGTTTCGGGGCCACGCTGGGTGCGTCCGTCCTCGTGTTCCAGCACCTGCGGAGCGAGTCCGGGCTGATTTTCACACTGCCGCTGATCATGTACCTCTTCGTGGTCGCGCTCGGCACCGACTACAACATCCTGATGGTCGCCCGCCTGCGGGAGGAGGCGCGAGAGGGTCACGAACCGAAGCGGGCCGCCGCCCTGGCCCTGCACCACACCGGCCCGACCATCGCCGCCGCGGGCGTCATCCTGGCGGGCACCTTCGCCTCGATGATGTTGGCGGGCAACACCGTACTGTCGCAGATGGGCTTCGCCATCTCGGTCGGCATCGCGATCGCGGCCTTCGTCATGGCGATGTTCTTCACCCCGGCGCTGACGGCGCTGATCGGCCACCGCGCCTGGTGGCCCGGTCACGGCGACGCCCCGCAGGAGTCCCGTCCGAGTGACGATCGAGAGCCGGTGTCGAAGAGCTGA
- a CDS encoding DUF1048 domain-containing protein: protein MTMALPKFIETVVGDLGDKRRWRQYKERTKQLPANYRAAIDAVERYLMLFGPGDGDGTVSMLEDLADLFEQSAADGTPIREVVGEDPVEFAEAFLRNYRAGRWINRERERLTDAIDRAAGEDR, encoded by the coding sequence ATGACCATGGCTCTCCCGAAGTTCATCGAAACGGTGGTCGGCGATCTCGGCGATAAGCGTCGATGGCGGCAGTACAAGGAGCGCACGAAGCAGCTTCCCGCGAACTATCGCGCGGCGATCGACGCTGTCGAGCGGTACCTGATGCTTTTCGGGCCGGGAGACGGAGACGGCACCGTGTCGATGTTGGAGGATCTTGCCGATCTGTTCGAGCAGAGCGCGGCGGACGGAACCCCGATCCGCGAGGTCGTCGGGGAGGACCCGGTGGAGTTCGCCGAGGCGTTCCTGCGGAACTACCGGGCGGGCCGGTGGATCAACCGCGAACGGGAACGGCTGACCGATGCCATCGACCGCGCGGCCGGAGAGGACAGATGA
- a CDS encoding ABC transporter ATP-binding protein, protein MTTQHVPAIHVRSLVKSFEDLPVLRGVDFDVARGSIFALLGANGSGKTTIVKILSTLLRADAGTVGVDGFDVATQAARVRESISLTGQFAAVDEILSGRENLVLVARLRHLKNPGAIADDLLARFSLTDAAARKVSTYSGGMRRRLDIAMSLIGSPPIVFLDEPTTGLDPQARLEVWQAVRDLAVHGTTVLLTTQYLEEAEHLADRIAILHEGRIIVDGTLAELEQLHPPTEVEYVEKKPTLEDIFFAVVGDHGAGVDT, encoded by the coding sequence ATGACTACCCAACACGTTCCGGCCATCCACGTGCGGAGTCTGGTGAAGTCCTTCGAGGATCTGCCTGTGCTGCGCGGCGTGGATTTCGACGTCGCGCGGGGCAGTATCTTCGCCCTGCTCGGCGCCAACGGATCGGGCAAGACCACGATCGTGAAAATCTTGTCCACCCTGCTGCGAGCGGACGCGGGGACGGTCGGCGTCGACGGGTTCGACGTCGCCACCCAGGCGGCGCGGGTGCGGGAATCCATCAGCCTCACCGGACAATTCGCCGCCGTCGACGAGATCCTCAGCGGCCGTGAGAATCTCGTGCTGGTCGCCCGGCTGCGGCACCTGAAGAACCCGGGCGCGATCGCGGACGACCTGCTCGCGCGTTTCTCGTTGACCGACGCGGCCGCGCGGAAGGTATCGACGTATTCGGGTGGTATGCGCCGCCGCCTGGATATCGCGATGAGCCTCATCGGGAGCCCGCCGATCGTCTTCCTCGACGAGCCGACGACCGGGCTCGACCCCCAGGCGCGCCTCGAGGTGTGGCAGGCCGTGCGGGATCTCGCCGTGCACGGCACCACGGTGCTGCTGACGACGCAGTATCTCGAGGAGGCCGAACACCTCGCCGACCGGATCGCGATCCTGCACGAGGGCCGAATCATCGTCGACGGCACCCTCGCCGAACTCGAGCAACTGCATCCGCCGACCGAGGTCGAATACGTCGAGAAGAAGCCGACCCTCGAGGACATCTTCTTCGCCGTCGTCGGTGACCACGGCGCCGGTGTGGACACCTGA
- a CDS encoding ABC transporter permease gives MTKYFFVDTAVLLGRSLRHITRSADTIITTTIMPMAFLLLFVYVFGGAIDTGSDSYVNYLLPGILLITVATGVSYTAFRLFLDMKNGIFERFQSMPIARSSVLWAHVLTSLVANLISLAVVVLVAVLMGFRSGADAPAWLAVAGILLLFTLALTWLAVIPGLTASTPDGASAFSYPLIFLPFVSSAFVPTDTMPGPVRAFAEHQPVTSIVNAIRDLFAQQPVGSDIWIASAWCVGLLVVAYLVAMATYRRKIS, from the coding sequence ATGACCAAGTACTTCTTCGTCGACACCGCCGTCCTGCTGGGACGATCCCTGCGCCACATCACGCGCAGCGCCGACACCATCATTACGACCACGATCATGCCGATGGCCTTCCTGCTGCTTTTCGTGTACGTGTTCGGTGGCGCGATCGACACGGGGTCGGATTCGTATGTGAATTATCTGCTGCCCGGCATTCTGCTCATCACGGTGGCGACGGGTGTCTCCTACACCGCGTTCCGGCTCTTCCTGGATATGAAGAACGGCATCTTCGAGCGATTCCAGTCCATGCCGATCGCGCGGTCGTCGGTGCTGTGGGCGCACGTGCTGACCTCGCTGGTCGCCAATCTGATCTCGCTCGCGGTCGTCGTGCTCGTCGCCGTGCTCATGGGTTTCCGCTCCGGCGCGGATGCGCCGGCCTGGCTCGCCGTGGCCGGCATCCTGCTTCTGTTCACGCTGGCGCTGACGTGGCTCGCCGTCATCCCCGGCCTCACCGCGAGCACCCCGGACGGCGCGAGCGCGTTCTCCTACCCGCTGATCTTCCTGCCGTTCGTCAGCTCGGCGTTCGTCCCCACCGACACGATGCCCGGCCCGGTGCGCGCCTTCGCCGAACACCAACCGGTGACATCGATCGTCAACGCGATCCGGGACCTGTTCGCGCAGCAGCCGGTCGGCTCCGACATCTGGATCGCGTCGGCCTGGTGCGTCGGTCTCCTCGTCGTCGCGTACCTCGTGGCCATGGCCACCTACCGCCGCAAAATCTCCTAG
- a CDS encoding SDR family NAD(P)-dependent oxidoreductase, whose translation MGYADDLFDLTDRVVLITGGSRGLGREMAFAVARCGADVVVASRNYATCVATAEEIEKATGRTALPYGVHIGRWDQLDGLVEAVYGRFGRIDVLINNAGMQPVYDSLTSVSEKLFDAVVNLNLKGPFRLSALVGERMARAGRGSIINISSTGSLRPTPSIVPYAAAKAGLNAMTEGMAQAFGPTVRVNTLMAGPHRTDATAGWGLEELGPSRNPFADHALRRIGRPDEIVGAALFLASDAASYTTGAILRSDGGMP comes from the coding sequence ATGGGCTACGCGGACGACCTGTTCGACCTGACCGATCGAGTGGTCCTGATCACCGGCGGCAGCCGCGGTCTGGGCCGGGAGATGGCCTTCGCGGTGGCACGCTGCGGCGCCGATGTCGTTGTCGCCAGCCGCAACTACGCCACCTGCGTGGCGACCGCCGAAGAAATCGAGAAGGCGACCGGGCGGACCGCGCTGCCCTACGGCGTGCACATCGGGCGATGGGACCAGCTCGACGGTTTGGTCGAGGCCGTCTACGGCAGGTTCGGCCGGATCGACGTGCTGATCAACAATGCCGGCATGCAGCCGGTCTACGACTCGCTGACCTCGGTGAGCGAGAAGCTGTTCGACGCCGTCGTGAACCTGAATCTCAAGGGGCCGTTCCGGTTGTCGGCGCTGGTGGGGGAGCGGATGGCGCGGGCCGGTCGCGGGTCGATCATCAACATCAGCTCCACCGGATCGCTGCGCCCCACGCCGTCGATCGTGCCCTACGCGGCGGCCAAGGCGGGGCTCAACGCGATGACCGAGGGGATGGCGCAGGCGTTCGGGCCGACGGTGCGCGTCAACACCCTCATGGCGGGCCCACACCGAACCGATGCCACCGCGGGGTGGGGGCTGGAGGAACTGGGGCCCTCGCGGAATCCGTTCGCCGACCACGCCCTGCGGCGGATCGGCCGCCCGGACGAAATCGTCGGCGCCGCATTGTTTCTCGCCTCCGATGCCGCCAGCTACACCACCGGCGCGATCCTGAGATCGGACGGCGGTATGCCCTGA